One segment of Oscillospiraceae bacterium MB08-C2-2 DNA contains the following:
- a CDS encoding Chromate resistance protein ChrB: MQQLKWVALGYNVPVNPSKNRVYVWRKLKEMGVAYFKQGVAVLPKNQKSIAAFRALAAKIRSMKGEASLIEITFLDPEDEQEFVSRFRLQSEGEYGELMRDCANLMESIRHNLLTDPALPDHIGRMIKRYTKVKQRDYFKSEATALEEMVADILDTAKRLGL; the protein is encoded by the coding sequence ATGCAACAGCTAAAATGGGTGGCGCTGGGCTATAATGTGCCGGTGAACCCATCTAAAAACCGGGTGTATGTGTGGCGAAAGCTCAAGGAAATGGGTGTTGCCTATTTCAAGCAGGGCGTGGCTGTTTTGCCCAAAAACCAAAAGAGCATAGCCGCTTTTCGGGCTCTTGCCGCTAAGATACGCAGTATGAAGGGAGAGGCCTCCCTCATTGAGATCACCTTTCTTGACCCGGAGGATGAACAGGAATTTGTCAGCCGCTTCCGGCTTCAATCGGAAGGGGAATACGGCGAACTGATGCGGGATTGCGCCAACCTGATGGAAAGTATCCGCCATAATCTGCTCACCGACCCTGCTCTGCCCGATCATATTGGCCGGATGATCAAGCGCTATACCAAGGTCAAACAGCGGGATTATTTTAAATCCGAGGCCACGGCTCTGGAGGAAATGGTAGCGGATATTTTGGATACAGCCAAGCGGCTGGGATTATAG
- the asnA gene encoding aspartate--ammonia ligase has protein sequence MSSSPLQIPKGYASPLGVIQTEKAIKLIKDTFERNLAKALHLTRVSAPLFVRPETGLNDNLNGTERPVQFDVLDIGADVQVVQSLAKWKRLALKQYGFEQGHGLYTDMNAIRRDEVLDNLHSVYVDQWDWEAVISREYRNETFLQDIVRRIVMALHITQDTLLLQFPQVAPVLDGSVTFLSTQELEDAYPELTPQERENKVAKEYGAVFLTQIGGALKNGKPHDGRAPDYDDWSLNGDLLVWNPVLERSFELSSMGIRVDAQSLDAQLRTAGCDDRRSLPFHKALLADHLPLTIGGGIGQSRMCMLLLGKAHIGEVQSSVWPEQMIADCEANGIHLL, from the coding sequence ATGTCGTCATCCCCGCTGCAAATCCCAAAGGGCTATGCCTCTCCCTTAGGAGTAATCCAAACCGAAAAGGCCATCAAGCTAATCAAGGATACCTTTGAGCGCAATTTGGCAAAGGCTCTGCACCTGACCCGTGTTTCCGCCCCCTTGTTTGTGCGGCCCGAAACCGGCCTCAACGACAATCTCAACGGCACCGAGCGTCCGGTTCAGTTCGATGTGCTGGATATTGGCGCCGATGTGCAGGTTGTGCAGTCGCTGGCCAAGTGGAAGCGTCTGGCCCTCAAGCAGTATGGCTTTGAGCAGGGTCACGGCCTCTATACCGATATGAATGCCATCCGCCGGGATGAAGTTCTGGATAACCTGCATTCCGTTTATGTGGATCAGTGGGACTGGGAGGCTGTTATCTCCCGGGAATACCGCAATGAAACCTTTTTGCAGGATATTGTCCGCCGGATTGTTATGGCACTGCATATCACGCAGGATACCCTGCTTTTGCAGTTCCCCCAAGTGGCACCGGTGCTGGATGGCAGTGTAACCTTCCTTTCCACTCAGGAGCTGGAGGATGCTTATCCCGAGCTGACTCCCCAAGAGCGTGAAAACAAGGTGGCCAAGGAATATGGTGCCGTGTTCCTCACCCAAATCGGCGGCGCCCTGAAAAACGGCAAGCCCCACGATGGCCGTGCCCCCGATTACGATGACTGGAGCCTCAACGGTGATCTGCTGGTCTGGAACCCAGTTTTGGAGCGTTCCTTTGAGCTTTCCTCCATGGGTATTCGGGTGGATGCACAGTCCTTGGATGCACAGCTTCGCACCGCAGGCTGTGATGACCGCCGGAGTCTGCCCTTCCATAAGGCACTGCTGGCCGACCACCTTCCCCTGACCATCGGCGGGGGCATCGGCCAATCCCGTATGTGTATGCTGCTGCTGGGCAAGGCTCACATTGGTGAGGTACAATCCTCCGTTTGGCCGGAGCAGATGATTGCTGACTGCGAGGCCAATGGGATTCACCTACTGTAA